The Oryctolagus cuniculus chromosome 4, mOryCun1.1, whole genome shotgun sequence genomic sequence agctggcctggaagaggggcaaccaggacagaatccggcgccccaaccaggactagaacccagtgtgccagcgccacaaggcggaggattagcctagtgagacacggCGCCAGCTTGGATGTTCAATTTTAAAACGAGAGGATGGGAAAAGTTACGAATCACCATCTAAGGGATACGGGGATCCTCCAAATATCTAGCACTGTGTGCTTTCTCCACTACTGGCCTTGAGTGTTTACCTTCAGAGTCACTAGGGAATAGGCCTTGATAAGAAAAGcaggcagaaataaaaagagagaatgcaCCTGGTACCCAGGCATCTGCTCCCGCGGTGCTAAGTGTGTGTCGGTAGGGATAACGATTTAAGTGGAGAAGGCTGACACTCTGACTCAAGAATGATGAGATGTGATGAGCAGCATGGCAGAAGCAAACCTATGAGATGTCTGCAGGTGCAGAGACGGGGCGTTTCCTTGCTAGAGGGTCTGGCCAGGGACAAAGCCCAACACTCCCTCTTAGCAGCTGGCAGCCCCTGGCCTACTCCTCACTtgccccctccttctccctcccaccccaggtgGCCATCAGGCGCAGGCCTAGCCTCTTTGTCATAAACCTCCTGGTGCCCAGTGGCTTTCTGGTTGCCATCGACGCCTTCAGCTTCTACCTGCCGGCAGAATATGAGAACCGCGCGCCCTTCAAGATGACCCTGCTGCTGGGCTACAACGTCTTCCTGCTCATGATGAACGACTTGCTCCCGGCCACCGGCACCCCCCTCATCAGTATGGAGAatgcaggcagggcaggggtggagcgGGGATAGGGGCCAGCTAAACCGGGTCACAGTAAAAAGGAGTCCTAGAAACAGGTCCTCTGGCAAAGAAGGCCCAGGCAGGGTGGGTGCGGCCTCTGGCCCCCACACAGGCCCACCTTCCTTTCCTCAGGTGTCTACTTTGCCCTGTGTCTGTCCCTGATGGTGGCCAGCCTGCTGGAGACCGTCTTCATCACCTACCTGCTGCACCTGGCCACCACACAGCCCCCACCCATGCCCCAGTGGCTccgctccctgctgctgcactgcaccagccccagaaaacaaGGCCCCGCtgagccccaggagggcagtaagAGCCTGGGTCTCAGCCCCACCCACCTGCCAGGTAAGAAAAGTCAGCACCACCCTCatgtcctctccctcccctccacccctgctcCTGCCATCGTCCCTGTCACCCTCCATCACCAGTGACCACAGCCGCCCACGGCTGAGTCTGTGTCCCCTCCGCAGGCCTGAAGGAGCCGGTAGAGCTGGTGGGGAAGGTGCCAGGtcccagggaggcagagctgcGTGTGTGTCCTGAGCCGACTAGGGCCCGGCCGGACCACGAGGCCCAGAAGCAGCACTTGGTGGAGCTGTGGGTGCAGTTTAGCCACGTGATGGACACCCTGCTCTTCCGCCTCTACCTGCTCTTCATGGCCTGCTCCATCATCACTGTCATTGTCCTCTGGAGCACCTAGGCAGGTGCTCACCTCTAAGCCCCAGGCTGGAGCTTATCCTGCCCCCAGAAGCCAGCCAGGCCCTCAGGTCTGTCCGCATTGCAGCCTCATAGCCCCGGCAACCACCTCATTTTTAATCCCATCCTTTGGGACCCAGATAGTTCTCTGTGCTCTCCAAAAACTAGGTCTGAGTCCTTGCTCCCGTAGGTCATCAGCTCCATGGAGCCCTCCTAGGAGTgttccatctctggctcctggggATTTGGGTTCTTGGAGTAGTTCCTTGGTTGAATCACCCCCAATAAACACCTTTGCAGAAAGCACTGGCTCTTCCCTGAATTGTGTGAGTTGGCAAACATGAGATTGAGTATCTTTTTGCAGAAAATTCTCATTGCCCAAAGGCAGAAGAATTTTCATGAGTGTATAAGTCAGACAATATGTGAAAGTGGAGGGGGGGAGAAAAGGGGCCAAAATCTATTAGAAGGAATTATAATAAAATAGAGATTAACCTCCTGAATCCAGTTACCCGGATGTAAGCCTCAGAGATGAATAATGTACCAGCACTGGGCCTCTCTTGCTTGAGGAGCACAGCTTTCTGTCACAGTCTGACGTGTGACTCATTCGTCATTACTCACTAAGAGTATTAACATAATCCTGCGTTACTGTTAAGTGTCTGTGCTGCAATTTGAGTTGATCCACCCTTAATCTTCCTAAGGAAAGAACATTAGGCCAAGGGAAGCACATCTGAAAATAGGGAGAACACAAATGCCTCTCTAGGACCTGCAAAGTTCTCCTGCCCAGCTCTTGCCTTATTGTCTAGAAAGTCTTGCCTGTTAGTGTTAGCAGAGATGGGTGGAAGAGAGCTTCTTGTATTCGCGGAAGAAGGAACTCAGATACGGGGCAGAGAGCAGTGGTAAGCAAGGCAGCAACGTTTAATGGGgtagggcatccgtcagaacggATGGGCGCCTTTCCAGATGGTGCCACCCAGATGGAGGTAAGCAAGGTCACATAATTCAGTGGAGAGAATGCACCTGGCACGTCAGGCGGGCATCTCAGCACACGCAGAGAGCTGAGCTGAGAGAATACACCTGATGGACCAGGTGGGTGTCTCGGGAGATGCTGAGCATGCAGCCTGTATCCAGACTGGGGCTTGCAAGGGAGTGGGGTCCAGTTCTTCCCACTACTTTTACTTCCCCTCCACCCTGTTCTCCTGGACAAAGGAGTGTGAAACAGGtaaaattcctcccaaggttttaTTGCCCAGTGTTATCAGACTGGGGAGCCCACTTGGCACTGGACAGAGAGGATTCTCCTAGGGCACCTTCCTTGGGGAGAAGGCTGGGACCACCCATAAAGTTATCAGGGTTCAGGCAGGCCTTTgagtgtaaaatactgggctGCTTGCAAGGTGAGCGTCTGAGGCTGCTCCCTTCCTTTCCACAGGTGCCTTGTTTTCCTCAGGCTCCTCTCACACACCTAGGCTCATATCTCACTTCCTGCCTGCCATTAGCATGTGTCTCCCTCTGGCTGCCTTGGCCCGTGGGCTGTGGCAGGTTGGACACCCCAGGCTCGGAAAAGCACAGATTTTAGAGTATCTTAGTTTCAGTTCAAATGTGATCTCTTACGTTGAGCCACtaaattctctttctttcctttattctgaAATCTCTGCTTCCTGGGTTGTAAGGGTCTAGGAGTGAAAAAGAGACACAAAATAGTTCACTGAACAGTGCTGCTTTGGTTCTTCCTTTCCATGGCTCTTCCTCATACCCcttgccccccccacacacacacacatacacacgcgaCTCCCTCCAGTGACTATGGATGGCAAAGGGCAGCAAGGTTGCCAAGGTCCATGGGGGCCACTACTGTGCATGCGGCTGGTGCCTGTAGCCATGCTGCCTGCCATGTAGGAGCTGAAGCCACTGGACGACTGGATGCTGCCAGTGCAGGCATTCCCAGGCAGGTGCTCTGTCCACAAGACCCTGCCATCGTCTTTGGCCAGGTCTCAGGAGAAGTCTGCGGGGATCTGGCCTGTGGAGGCAGGAGTACCCTGCAGGACTCCGAATCACGCCTCTCACTTGGGCCCCTGGTCTTTCTGCACTACATCTGCATCCCTTCATTCTCTTTTTAGGATGCCTCACCCCCCCTCCGAGGGTTTTTGGCTCCTCAGTTTCCAGAACCCTCACCATCAGCAGTCCCCCAAGCATGCCTAAAACAAGTCCCAAACCTAGTGCCTGCCTGGTCCAGGCTCAGGTGGGGAGCCTGGCAGCCGCCTAGTAAATCACCATCCCTGGTATTATCTTGGCAGTTGCTCAACCCACAGCTTCTACAAGGTAGGCCTCGGGAAAGGACATAGGGACAGTAAGGATGACGAACACTTGTTAAGCTACCAACATGTAACTCAGGTACTCTTCTAAGTGCTGGCTATGAATTGacacatttaattctttttgtaaccCAGtgaggcagatccaaagccatcAAAGTCAATGTGTTctgaaatttgtaattttttcccatttttcaaaaGGTAAAAATTGTGCATAGGCTGCATTGTTACTAACACCCCAAATGTGGTATGGAGCAGCGTCCTGTAACCAAACACATTCCTAGTTCTGCAGTGAAACCTATGGATATTCCCAGTAGGCAGCAGAATGAAACCATGAGCAGCCTTGCATCCACTCGGGTCAGGTCCTGCCATCCAATaacatggggcaggtgtttggtgcagtggttaagatgccacttgggacgcccctatcccatatccaagtgcctgggtttgagttctcaCGCTGTTTCCCATGCAAATTCCTgtgatgcacaccctgagagacagcaggtgatggctcaagtccctgggtccctgccaccaacatgggaggactggattgagttctgtgctcctgcctcagcctggcccagccctaactgttgcaggcatttggggagtgaactaatggatggaagatctttctcctttctctttctttcttcctccctccttcccatactccctccctttcaaatttatacaaatacatttttaaaacataaaaaaaacttgggggccggtgctttagcatagcaggtaaagccgccggcagtgccgacatcccatatgggtgccggttcgagtcccagctgctccacttccaatccagctctctgctatggcctggggaagcagtagaagatggcccaagtccttgggcccctgcacctgcatgggagacccggaagaaactcctggctcctggcttcagatcactgcagctctggctgttatggccatctggggagtgaaccagcagatggaagactttctctctctctctctctctctctctctctgtctctgtaactcagcatttcaggtaaaataaataaatctttaaaaaaaaacttgtttatcCAAGCTCTTCAGATTGTATGACTGCAGTTTTgtgttattatccccatttttatTTGTGGAGAAAATGAAACACCTAGAGGTCAGTGCCAGTTTCTGCCCATGATGGCCCCTTGGGGTGCCACGGCTGGGTAAATGACAGAGCTGCAGTCTGAACTTAGGCCGGCTGACTCTAGCAACTTGGCTCTTAACCCCTCTGCTACACGGCCTTCCAAACTGAGGAGGAGAGTGCACAGGTTCTGAGAGTCCTGTGTCAATCCCACTCCAAGTCATTACCAAGTTCACACCATAGGAGAATTAAAACAGAAAGAGCAAGGATTCCAACAGcaaattttcttttacatttccttttagtTCCCCCCCTTAGTCTCCCCGCTGCTCCACCCCACCCCTTACCCTCTACTGCCTCACCTCCATTATAACTCACAACACCAGCATTTGGTTTAGCACACaatgctgcttgtgacacctacgtcccatattggaatgcctgggatgGAGCCATAGCtcc encodes the following:
- the LOC100358891 gene encoding 5-hydroxytryptamine receptor 3C-like, which translates into the protein MTSFLWLNMFWHNPFIQWNPDECGGIKKLSLAAENLWLPDIYIEEFMDVDQTPTGLMVYVSNEGHIKYNKPMRVVSICHLDIFYFPFDEQNCTLTFSSFIHTVEHLVLGTEKEIQEVSNTSQNLIQSEGEWVLLGIHQTMEKMSVGTSQYDQITFYVAIRRRPSLFVINLLVPSGFLVAIDAFSFYLPAEYENRAPFKMTLLLGYNVFLLMMNDLLPATGTPLISVYFALCLSLMVASLLETVFITYLLHLATTQPPPMPQWLRSLLLHCTSPRKQGPAEPQEGSKSLGLSPTHLPGLKEPVELVGKVPGPREAELRVCPEPTRARPDHEAQKQHLVELWVQFSHVMDTLLFRLYLLFMACSIITVIVLWST